CTGTAAGGAAAATCTGCCGTCCGCCAGCATTCGTTCGCTGTCCAGGGGCTCTGGCGCGCTTGTTTCAGCAGCGAAGGAAGGATGAGATGCGCCCATGCCTGTCGTGCAGGTGCATAACAAGAAGGAGGCGCAATGAACGCCGTGGCTCATCTTTACCTCTCTGCGTGGAGCGATTTTTCCGCTGCTCCTATCGATGACCCGCAAAGGTCTGACTCAATTTTTGCAGTCGCCCGAGACCCTCGAGGCGGACACAGGCAATCCCGGCAACCGACGCGCTGATCCTGCGGTGTCTGGTAGCAGGGGGTTACAGGTGTACAATGCGCCCGCGTTTTAACTGTGACCTTCTGCGCAATCGCGCAAACCTCAAGGCTATCCGCCTTGTTCACTCCGTCGCGTCACGAGCGTGTCGGGTTCGATTTCGTCACAGATAAAAACAAACAGGTGACGCATGACTGTCGTAAAAACGCTGAACTCCTGGTGCCTGCGCTGGGGTTTGATCGGCGCTGCTTGAAATCGCAACTGAGCAGCAACGTCTACTGAACATCATCAAACCTTGCGTGAGACCTTTTCATGAGTGGACAAAACTCGCATTCAGGCGAGCTGAAACGCGGCCTGAAAAATCGTCATATTCAATTGATAGCCCTCGGTGGCGCGATCGGTACCGGGTTGTTCCTCGGCTCGGCCGGCGTGCTCAAATCCGCCGGCCCGTCGATGATCCTCGGCTACGCCATTTGCGGCTTCATTGCCTTCATGATCATGCGCCAGCTGGGCGAAATGATCGTCGAAGAGCCGGTCGCCGGTTCGTTCAGCCACTTCGCCCATAAATACTGGGGCGGTTTTGCCGGTTTCCTGTCGGGCTGGAACTGCTGGATTCTGTACATTCTGGTGGGCATGTCGGAGCTGACCGCGGTCGGCAAATACATCCATTACTGGGCGCCGGACATTCCAACCTGGGTATCGGCAGCCGGGTTCTTCGTATTGATCAACCTGATCAACCTGGCCAACGTCAAAGTCTTTGGCGAGGCCGAGTTCTGGTTCGCGATCATCAAGGTCGTGGCGATTGTCGGCATGATTGCCTTGGGCAGCTACTTGTTGGTCAGCGGTAACGGCGGCCCGCAAGCCTCTGTGACCAACCTGTGGGAACACGGCGGCTTCTTCCCGAACGGCGTTAGCGGACTGGTGATGGCCATGGCAATCATCATGTTCTCCTTCGGCGGTCTGGAAATGCTCGGTTTCACCGCCGCTGAAGCCGACAAGCCGAAAACCGTGATCCCGAAAGCCATCAATCAGGTGATCTACCGGATCCTGATTTTCTACATCGGTGCGCTGGTGGTTCTGTTGTCGCTGACCCCTTGGGACAGTTTGTTGGCAACCCTGAATGCTTCCGGCGACGCGTATAGCGGCAGCCCGTTCGTGCAAGTGTTCTCGATGCTCGGTAGCAACACCGCCGCGCACATCCTCAACTTCGTGGTGCTGACCGCGGCGCTGTCGGTGTACAACAGCGGCACCTACTGCAACAGCCGCATGCTGCTGGGCATGGCCGAGCAGGGCGATGCGCCGAAGGCCTTGTCGAAGATCGACAAGCGTGGCGTGCCGGTGCGTTCGATCCTGGCGTCGGCCGCCGTGACCCTGGTCGCGGTGCTGCTGAACTACCTGGTTCCGCAACATGCACTGGAACTGTTGATGTCGTTGGTGGTTGCGACCCTGGTAATCAACTGGGCGATGATCAGCTTCTCGCACTTCAAGTTCCGTCAGCACATGAACAAGACCCAACAGACGCCATTGTTCAAGGCCCTGTGGTACCCGTACGGTAACTATGTTTGCCTGGCGTTCGTGGTGTTCATCCTTGGTGTGATGCTGCTGATCCCGGGCATCCAGATCTCGGTGTACGCGATTCCGGTGTGGGTCGCGTTCATGTGGATCTGCTACGGCATCAAGAATAAGCGTAGCGCCCAGCATGCGTTGCAGGCAGCAGGCTCTGCTGCCAAGTAAGTGCAAAACGCAGAACAACGAACCCGGCCATGTGCCGGGTTTGTTGTTTTTATGTATACCTTTGCGATTGTGCTGAAGTCTTGATCCTACAAGGTCATTCTCTGTTTATTACAGTAATTTCGGAAAAACTGAAAAACAGGCAGAGGTTCAGAAATGGCCTACAACCTGTCGGTTACTTTTTGTCATACGCTGGCGCTCCCAATACATAAGGAGTGATTATGGCCAGTCACAGCTACATGACTATTACCGGTAAGCGTCAAGGTTTGATTTCCGCTGGCTGCTCCGGTCAAAGCTCCATCGGTAATAAATGTCAGTCCGGCCATCAGGACGAAATAATGGTGTTGGCTTACTTGCACGATATGCTGACGGGAAATGACGGTGCCATGGCCGGTGGTCGCGGCAAACATATGCCGGTCATGATCACCAAGGCTATCGATAAATCTTCACCTCTGTTGGCGAGCGCGTTGCATGAGCGTGAAGAAGTGGAGTGCATTATCAATTTTTACCGCACCGCAACAACTGGAGGGCAGGAGCGATATTATTCAATCCATCTCACCGGTGCACGTATCGCGCATATCAGTCAGCAAGTACCTCACGCTGTACGTATGAATGATGCTGAACCGCAAGAGCAAGTGTCCATTCGTTATAGAGATATTGCCTGGGCGCACGTTCCTGGGGCGACGAGTGCGTACAGTACCTGGGCGAATGAAGATGAATGAGGACTCCTGTGATATTCATGATGTGACGAAAGCCGCTTCTGATTTGGTGGCGGTTGGATGCAACATCAGCATGACTTATCTGCCGGACGGTTTTACCCGGCTACGGTTCAGTTCGATTATTTCATCCTATGCTAACGAGGTTATTCAGGCCGTTGACGAAGGGCTCATAAGCGCGTGGCAAGGGGTTCAGGAATTAAGAGCCGAGCACGAAGAGTTATTGTCGAAGGTGCTTTTTTATACTCAAAACGGCATCGGTGTTTTGGCGGGAGGGATGCAAATTGAAGTTGGCATTGCGATTGCGGGCGCGTCATGGGGAGTCGGAGTCGTGCCAGGTGCGCTTCTAATCGGTCATGGGGCTAATAACATCGCCGAGGGAGTGGCGAATATTTATAACGGCCCCGATGTGCCTAGTGCTCAAGGTCCTATTAGGCGTGGCTATCAAGCTCTTTTTAGGGATGATTATAAGGGGAGTATGGCATATTACTCTACCGATTTGTTATTGTCCGGTTATGGCTTATTTAGGAGGGTGCGCAAGCCTGGTTCTTTTCAACTATTTAGGTACGATCCCGTTAGTAATGAACGGGCTTATCAGCAAGCTGGTACTCTAGCTTTGTTTTTTGAGGGTTTGGTTGATTCTATAACGTTAAGTTCTATTGCTAAAGAGGGGTCGTCGATGGTAGGCAATAATTGATGTTGCGCGGTATGATCATGTTTATGCTATACCACGTAATCTTGGGATGTAGAAGCGCAAACCGAATAATACAATGGGGGCGTACGTTGCTAAGTAGGCAATGTTTAAATTGCGTCCCTCTAGCGGTATTATTTCGGTTATGGTCCAGACAACGGCTCCCATAATAGGAATTGAGTAGCCTGAAACCAAGCAGGTTACCGCTAAGTAGTATCGGATATTCTCAAGGCTCATTAGTTAATATAATCCTTCAATGTGAAGTCTTAGATTAGTATAGCCCTTCGAATCAAAGCAACTCCCCTTTTGTAAATCAGAGAATACTGTAAGAAAAGTCTGGCATGCTTCATTAACTACTCCTGCTCCAGTAATTGCCTGCTAATCAGAACCTCATTCGCGGTATCCTGAACACCCCGATCCTGGACTCTTTTCCATGCTGGTAATTTCCAACAACGTGCATCTTCCGGATGCCGAGATCGAGTTGACCGCTATTCGCGCCCAGGGTGCGGGTGGGCAGAACGTCAACAAGGTCTCCAGCGCCGTGCACCTGCGCTTCGACATTCCGGCCTCGTCCTTGCCCGAGTTCTACAAGGAACGGCTGCTGGCGTTGCGCGACAGTCGCATCACCAGCGAAGGCGTGTTGATCATCAAGGCCCAGCAATACCGCACGCAGGAGCAGAACCGCGCCGATGCATTGGAGCGCCTGACCGAGTTGATCCTCAGCGCCACCAAGGTTGAAAAGAAACGCCGCCCGACCAAGCCGACCCTCGGTTCGAAGACGCGTCGGCTCGAATCCAAGACCAAGCGCGGCAGCATCAAGGCCGGGCGGGGCAAGGTGGATTTCTAACGGGCGTTGCGTTCTTCGCGGTGCTTTTGATTAAGGTGCTTTTCATTAAAGTACTTTGGCGCTTGCCGGTACAAATAGATGCTCAGTGCCAAACCACTCAGCGCGGCCAATGCGGCAAACAGGAAGATCGAAGCAAAACCGAACCCCGCCGCAATCGCACCGGCCAAGGGCCCGGTAATCCCCAGCGACAAATCGATAAACAGTGAATAGGCCCCGACTGCCGCGCCACGGCTGGAGGCGGGCACCAGGTTGACCGCTTCCACGCCCAGCGCCGGGAACACCAGCGAAAATCCAAAACCGCTCAGCGCCGCACCGGCCAGTGCCCAATGGGCATCGGGTGCCAGCCACAGCAGCAACAGCCCGAGGGTTTCCACCGAAAGGCAGGCAATCGCCACGCGAAAGCCGCCGAGGCGGTTGATCAGGTTACCGAACAGCAACCGCGCGCCAATGAAACTGGCGCCGAACAGGCTCAGGCACAGCACCGCGTTGGACCACTGCCGAGTGGCGTAATACAGCGTGATGAATGTGGCGATGGTGCCAAAGCCGATAGAGCCCAGCGCCAGGCCACAGCCATGAGGCAGCACGCGCCCCAACACATGCATGAACGGCAGGCGTTCGCCAACAACGATAGGTGCAGCGGTTTTTGGCCAGGCCAGCGCCAGGCCCAGAACGGCCAGCAGCACGATGCTCATGCCCATGCTCCACAAACCCAGTTGACTCACCAGCAGCACTCCCAGCGGCGCGCCGACCGCCAGGGCACCGTAACTGGCGATGCCATTCCAGGAGATGACCTTGGCGGTGTTCGCTGCGCCGACCCGGCCGATGCCCCAGCCGATCGACCCGGAACCGACCAGGCTTTCTGCGCTGCCGAGCACCAGTCGGCCGATCAACAGGCTGATCAGGCTCAACATGGGCAGGCTTTGTGTCCAGGCCGAAATCAACATGAATACACCGCTCAAACCACAGCCAGCGAGGCCGTACATCACTGCCAGTTTGCTGCCCTTGTTATCGATGATGCGCCCGGCGTAAGGGCGGCTGAGCAGGGTGGCCAGGTATTGCACGCTGATCACCAGCCCGGCGATCACGGCGCCGAAACCGAGATCACTGTGGACGTAGCCCGGCAATACGGCCAGGGGAATGCCGATATTCAGGTAACCGATGAACGTGAACAGGACGATGGAAATAACTTGCAGCGTGACCGCCAGGGGGCGCTGGGTTTCTGACATGGGTAGAAGGTCCACGGGGCAGCTGGATAGATAGGCTGCTTATGATAGCGGCGCGGGCGGTCGCGGGGCTGGAAAAGTAAAACTATTTACCGGACAGGGAGAATCAGGATTTTGCGGGGGCAACCAATTGCGTCGTGACCAGGGCGGCCAGGGCGTTTTCTTCGCTGCCGAAGCGGGCCAGCAGGGTAGCTTGTTTCTCGGGGGAAAGGCGGTTCCAGATCTCGATCATCTTCTCGGCGGTGCCGATCAGGACGCTGGCCTGAGCTTCGTTGAATGTGACGCTGGATTCATCGGTCATGGGAAAGCTCAAGGTTCAGGCGGTGTGGAAAGCGCATATTAGCGCTTTCCACACGGTCTGGTCGTGCAGGTATCAGTCGTCGCTGTCGGCCTGGCGGCGTTCAGGTGCTTCTTTCGTCTCGGGCTGTTGGGCACCGGCTTGTTGCGTGGTCGTCTGCTCAGTGTCGTGCAGGCTTGGGAAGGGGAGATTAGGGATCTCGTGCATATAGCGCTCCTCGCAAAGTCTGTTGATAGATCTGGTAGATCCGCGCTTTCTAAAAAGCCTGGGCAGGATACAGCAGGAGAAATGACAAAAAGACTTTT
The window above is part of the Pseudomonas sp. B21-048 genome. Proteins encoded here:
- a CDS encoding amino acid permease, which codes for MSGQNSHSGELKRGLKNRHIQLIALGGAIGTGLFLGSAGVLKSAGPSMILGYAICGFIAFMIMRQLGEMIVEEPVAGSFSHFAHKYWGGFAGFLSGWNCWILYILVGMSELTAVGKYIHYWAPDIPTWVSAAGFFVLINLINLANVKVFGEAEFWFAIIKVVAIVGMIALGSYLLVSGNGGPQASVTNLWEHGGFFPNGVSGLVMAMAIIMFSFGGLEMLGFTAAEADKPKTVIPKAINQVIYRILIFYIGALVVLLSLTPWDSLLATLNASGDAYSGSPFVQVFSMLGSNTAAHILNFVVLTAALSVYNSGTYCNSRMLLGMAEQGDAPKALSKIDKRGVPVRSILASAAVTLVAVLLNYLVPQHALELLMSLVVATLVINWAMISFSHFKFRQHMNKTQQTPLFKALWYPYGNYVCLAFVVFILGVMLLIPGIQISVYAIPVWVAFMWICYGIKNKRSAQHALQAAGSAAK
- a CDS encoding Hcp family type VI secretion system effector, with amino-acid sequence MASHSYMTITGKRQGLISAGCSGQSSIGNKCQSGHQDEIMVLAYLHDMLTGNDGAMAGGRGKHMPVMITKAIDKSSPLLASALHEREEVECIINFYRTATTGGQERYYSIHLTGARIAHISQQVPHAVRMNDAEPQEQVSIRYRDIAWAHVPGATSAYSTWANEDE
- a CDS encoding DUF4225 domain-containing protein: MNEDSCDIHDVTKAASDLVAVGCNISMTYLPDGFTRLRFSSIISSYANEVIQAVDEGLISAWQGVQELRAEHEELLSKVLFYTQNGIGVLAGGMQIEVGIAIAGASWGVGVVPGALLIGHGANNIAEGVANIYNGPDVPSAQGPIRRGYQALFRDDYKGSMAYYSTDLLLSGYGLFRRVRKPGSFQLFRYDPVSNERAYQQAGTLALFFEGLVDSITLSSIAKEGSSMVGNN
- the arfB gene encoding alternative ribosome rescue aminoacyl-tRNA hydrolase ArfB; this encodes MLVISNNVHLPDAEIELTAIRAQGAGGQNVNKVSSAVHLRFDIPASSLPEFYKERLLALRDSRITSEGVLIIKAQQYRTQEQNRADALERLTELILSATKVEKKRRPTKPTLGSKTRRLESKTKRGSIKAGRGKVDF
- a CDS encoding MFS transporter yields the protein MSETQRPLAVTLQVISIVLFTFIGYLNIGIPLAVLPGYVHSDLGFGAVIAGLVISVQYLATLLSRPYAGRIIDNKGSKLAVMYGLAGCGLSGVFMLISAWTQSLPMLSLISLLIGRLVLGSAESLVGSGSIGWGIGRVGAANTAKVISWNGIASYGALAVGAPLGVLLVSQLGLWSMGMSIVLLAVLGLALAWPKTAAPIVVGERLPFMHVLGRVLPHGCGLALGSIGFGTIATFITLYYATRQWSNAVLCLSLFGASFIGARLLFGNLINRLGGFRVAIACLSVETLGLLLLWLAPDAHWALAGAALSGFGFSLVFPALGVEAVNLVPASSRGAAVGAYSLFIDLSLGITGPLAGAIAAGFGFASIFLFAALAALSGLALSIYLYRQAPKYFNEKHLNQKHREERNAR